In Candidatus Contubernalis alkalaceticus, the following proteins share a genomic window:
- a CDS encoding RNA polymerase sigma factor, giving the protein MIPPGVSGNFEELFKDLWPEVYRFVYYKVQNREEAEELTQDTFKRVYPKLIDNQVQPEKIRAYVFQAARNMMKDLWRKRARHPRVVNLEEVQESRWSDAGMENESEDKMVIIEAMKELTEDYRHVLVWRVVEGYSVQEVAEKMERSPGAVRSLQFRAAQSLKQILEERGYFRG; this is encoded by the coding sequence ATGATTCCACCGGGAGTTTCCGGAAACTTCGAAGAACTTTTTAAGGACCTCTGGCCGGAGGTATACCGTTTTGTTTATTATAAGGTGCAGAATCGGGAAGAGGCGGAAGAGCTGACCCAGGATACCTTTAAACGGGTATACCCCAAGTTAATAGATAACCAGGTGCAGCCGGAGAAAATAAGGGCTTATGTGTTTCAGGCGGCTCGCAATATGATGAAGGACCTGTGGCGTAAGAGAGCCCGGCATCCCAGGGTGGTTAACCTGGAAGAAGTGCAGGAGAGCCGCTGGAGTGATGCCGGTATGGAAAATGAGAGCGAGGATAAAATGGTCATCATTGAGGCCATGAAGGAATTGACCGAGGATTACCGGCATGTTTTAGTATGGCGGGTAGTAGAGGGTTATTCGGTGCAGGAGGTAGCGGAGAAGATGGAACGCTCACCGGGAGCGGTGAGGAGTCTACAATTTAGAGCTGCTCAAAGTTTAAAACAAATACTAGAGGAAAGGGGGTATTTCCGTGGATAA
- a CDS encoding DUF2207 domain-containing protein yields MRRWRKGLVTAALIILVVALWGGMVQAKSYKIPEVYIEAEILEDGTVRIQESRTFDFSGSFTWLEQWVFKKGNSKFDRFYVREGDIMYEQDQQGRSGQYSFLVLDEPDKMVVKWFYQAVNEQKTFTLGYDAHHVVLVHEDIVDFYYKFVGDYWEIPSGKVRVAVILPEGIPAEEVKAWGHGPLQGEVTISGNNVFFEVDNLPGDRFLEGRILFPSEFLPGANEQYRTGRYALENILEEEAALAAQANRDRFRHYLDWALAPVIFLLALGGVFYFWRKYGKEFKPDFQGDYYRELPADYSPAEMAVLYRFGVISPDDLTATIMDLARRGYMKIEEGEEKKSGLFKKTMDYRLTRKPGDFNQELAPHELDLINYLFSTIAVGENELNFSDIEKHAKKNPSGFQGFYSGWQSTLKLNCDKYEFFDPITKKGKTQEFAVGAVLIIVGFLLFFVNMIVTGFAMLLSGVVMLVAAAVLRRRSRQGVTQFAKWKAFRKFLLDFSQMDRAGIPSLVIWEHYLVYAISLGIAEEVIKQLNIVFPNLQEGNYRFGYGWYYLPHGGMGSGMPLANFNGMTSRLQQSFLTAVSYSPSSSSGSGGGGGFSGGGGGGFGGGGGRAG; encoded by the coding sequence ATGAGAAGATGGAGAAAGGGATTGGTGACGGCAGCGTTAATTATCCTGGTGGTGGCGCTGTGGGGGGGAATGGTTCAGGCCAAGAGTTACAAAATCCCTGAGGTGTATATCGAAGCGGAGATTTTAGAGGACGGCACAGTAAGGATACAGGAAAGCAGGACCTTTGATTTTTCCGGCAGCTTCACCTGGTTGGAGCAGTGGGTATTTAAAAAGGGAAACAGTAAATTTGACCGGTTCTATGTCAGGGAAGGGGACATAATGTATGAACAAGACCAGCAGGGGAGGTCTGGGCAGTATTCATTCCTTGTGTTGGATGAACCTGATAAAATGGTGGTGAAGTGGTTTTACCAGGCCGTAAATGAGCAAAAGACTTTTACCCTGGGTTATGATGCTCACCATGTTGTGCTGGTCCATGAGGATATTGTGGACTTCTATTACAAGTTTGTGGGAGATTACTGGGAGATTCCTTCAGGAAAGGTGCGGGTAGCTGTTATTCTGCCTGAAGGAATTCCCGCAGAGGAGGTCAAGGCCTGGGGCCACGGGCCCCTGCAGGGGGAAGTTACTATTTCCGGAAATAATGTTTTTTTTGAAGTAGATAATCTGCCGGGGGACCGTTTTTTAGAGGGTCGAATCCTTTTCCCTTCTGAATTCCTGCCGGGGGCTAATGAGCAGTACCGGACGGGCCGGTATGCTTTAGAAAACATTTTAGAGGAGGAGGCGGCATTAGCTGCCCAGGCAAACCGGGATAGGTTCAGGCATTACCTGGATTGGGCCCTGGCGCCGGTGATTTTTCTCCTGGCCCTGGGGGGGGTATTTTATTTCTGGCGGAAGTACGGTAAGGAATTTAAACCGGATTTTCAAGGGGATTACTACCGGGAGCTGCCGGCAGATTATTCTCCTGCAGAAATGGCCGTGCTTTACCGTTTTGGCGTTATTTCGCCGGATGACCTGACGGCAACTATAATGGATTTGGCCCGCAGGGGCTATATGAAGATTGAAGAGGGGGAGGAGAAGAAGTCCGGACTTTTTAAAAAAACAATGGATTATCGGCTGACTCGGAAGCCTGGGGATTTTAATCAGGAGTTGGCGCCCCATGAACTAGACCTTATAAATTATCTTTTTAGCACGATTGCTGTGGGGGAAAATGAACTGAACTTTAGTGATATTGAGAAACATGCCAAAAAGAATCCCAGCGGTTTCCAGGGTTTTTACTCCGGCTGGCAGTCTACATTGAAGTTGAACTGTGATAAATATGAGTTTTTTGATCCTATCACCAAAAAGGGTAAGACCCAGGAATTTGCAGTGGGTGCAGTCCTGATAATAGTGGGTTTTTTACTTTTTTTTGTGAATATGATAGTCACCGGTTTTGCCATGCTGCTCAGTGGAGTTGTAATGCTGGTGGCGGCGGCTGTTCTCAGGCGCCGGTCCCGGCAGGGGGTTACCCAGTTTGCAAAATGGAAGGCATTTCGAAAGTTTTTACTGGATTTTTCCCAGATGGACCGGGCAGGGATTCCCTCTCTGGTTATTTGGGAGCATTATCTGGTCTATGCCATATCCCTTGGAATAGCTGAAGAGGTAATTAAGCAGCTGAACATTGTTTTCCCCAACCTGCAGGAGGGGAATTACCGATTTGGATATGGCTGGTACTATTTGCCCCATGGAGGTATGGGTTCCGGGATGCCTCTGGCTAACTTTAACGGTATGACCAGCCGACTGCAGCAGTCTTTTCTGACAGCGGTTAGTTACAGCCCCTCCTCTTCTTCAGGATCTGGAGGCGGTGGAGGTTTTTCCGGTGGAGGCGGTGGCGGCTTCGGCGGCGGAGGCGGCCGGGCCGGGTAG
- a CDS encoding vWA domain-containing protein, with translation MTKNILMEGYFLVKLKNALISLLIIVLFFTGLSLKTEILKAQELTGPESLSIVLIIDVSGSMEYTDPMWLREMSSQIFIDLLLPGDYLSIIIFDHEAQEVYPLKKIENPKQREEIKEALSGRLAPRGSTDFLEALEMANAQFKENDWQGARPVVVMLTDGEPNPDSSRGDDEEFMEAYMESLWKEVTGFALERYPIYTVGFSEEIDPQVMRKISMETKGEDYVLSDPGEIAPAFFALLSSLRNRQNIVDYTFNLQEEPGRFSFTVDQNTQQINLLVVNPLEGECEVTFHPPAGSMEDFQGLQTTREDRYMLLNLQQFQELHWGTWEVSISGSEQIRVMGDLDPNVKAWTQGAVGLTQHPLNEPLNFRVRVERGQDLPQLPVRVEVVLKRPGQLMPLTLLLQEEGDFFTGVFDQVDRAGEYEYETRVLVGDELISTTTSRVSVQNLPVLTTDFWIEEGYHVGEEMVVTASLLMGGHRLQEGNELRVDHIWLVLDYEDGEKITLPLFDSGQKEHGDIKVADGFWSNRLSFSREGAVQASLLASGRYRGSDFMLDKKLGSFYVYHPGTIIIELKEDNHWASPGGRFSIPLLIKNNSPFKETLLVVSGQDMGSFSDPRIKLEPGEVKEAALTYNLKDDAALGDYNLMLDFQVVDSLMEVQPSQLSFGLEVTTVPEALIRRIIPLAYGSGAVVLTILAVLLLFFLVGLILYWLLVYRRIRVGGSLIYYRNDAADELFSTPRKIRLKGRTRERVVITFNSENQDADFYIEGSTFNYDLIIEILRDKRGPAFIQGWKCLLGRYKHLLMVIRCTGSGVIEFEDLMVTQKNLYHGDSFTSGDYSFQYVNAYGRRFTGKGTESGVNILEGKMINPD, from the coding sequence ATGACTAAAAATATACTCATGGAGGGGTATTTCTTGGTAAAGTTAAAAAATGCACTGATATCCCTGCTAATAATTGTTCTTTTTTTTACAGGGCTTTCTTTAAAAACAGAAATACTCAAGGCTCAGGAGCTTACAGGCCCGGAGTCTCTTTCCATTGTACTGATTATTGATGTCTCCGGCAGTATGGAGTATACAGACCCTATGTGGCTCAGGGAAATGTCATCTCAAATATTTATTGATCTTCTGCTCCCCGGTGATTACTTGAGCATTATTATTTTTGATCATGAGGCCCAGGAGGTGTATCCGCTTAAGAAAATTGAAAATCCGAAGCAGCGGGAAGAGATTAAGGAGGCCTTATCCGGGAGGCTGGCGCCCCGGGGAAGCACGGATTTTTTAGAAGCATTGGAGATGGCTAATGCACAATTTAAAGAGAACGACTGGCAGGGGGCCAGGCCAGTCGTCGTGATGCTTACCGACGGAGAGCCTAATCCCGACTCTTCCCGCGGGGACGATGAAGAGTTTATGGAGGCATATATGGAATCCCTTTGGAAGGAGGTAACCGGGTTCGCTCTGGAAAGGTATCCTATATATACGGTAGGTTTTAGTGAGGAGATAGATCCTCAGGTAATGCGTAAGATATCCATGGAAACTAAAGGAGAAGATTATGTGTTAAGTGACCCGGGGGAAATTGCCCCTGCCTTCTTTGCGCTCTTGAGTTCTTTGAGGAACCGTCAAAACATTGTGGATTATACCTTCAATCTTCAAGAAGAGCCGGGCCGGTTTAGTTTTACGGTAGATCAGAATACCCAACAGATCAATCTTCTGGTGGTTAATCCCCTGGAGGGGGAGTGTGAGGTTACCTTTCATCCGCCGGCAGGAAGTATGGAGGATTTCCAGGGGCTGCAAACAACCCGGGAGGATAGATATATGCTGCTTAATCTGCAGCAGTTTCAGGAGCTTCACTGGGGAACATGGGAAGTTTCTATTTCCGGAAGTGAACAGATACGGGTTATGGGGGACTTAGACCCTAATGTAAAGGCCTGGACCCAGGGAGCGGTGGGGTTAACCCAGCATCCTTTAAACGAACCTTTGAATTTTAGAGTGAGGGTGGAACGGGGGCAGGATTTGCCCCAATTACCGGTCAGGGTTGAGGTAGTATTGAAAAGGCCGGGGCAGCTGATGCCTCTAACTCTGCTTTTACAGGAAGAGGGGGATTTCTTTACCGGTGTCTTTGATCAGGTGGACCGGGCCGGTGAATATGAATATGAAACCAGAGTGCTGGTGGGTGATGAGCTGATCAGCACTACAACCTCTAGAGTGTCGGTGCAGAACCTTCCTGTTCTAACTACGGATTTTTGGATAGAGGAAGGTTATCATGTTGGTGAGGAAATGGTAGTTACCGCTTCCCTGCTTATGGGAGGGCACCGTCTTCAGGAGGGAAATGAATTACGGGTGGACCATATTTGGCTGGTTTTAGATTATGAAGATGGAGAAAAAATTACTTTACCCCTATTTGACAGCGGACAAAAGGAACATGGGGATATCAAGGTGGCTGACGGCTTCTGGTCAAACCGGCTGAGTTTTTCCCGGGAGGGGGCGGTTCAGGCCTCTCTTTTGGCCTCTGGCCGGTATCGTGGTTCAGATTTTATGTTGGACAAAAAACTGGGCAGTTTTTATGTATATCATCCCGGAACCATAATTATTGAACTAAAGGAAGATAATCATTGGGCATCCCCCGGGGGCAGGTTTTCTATTCCTCTGCTCATAAAAAACAATTCACCATTTAAGGAAACGCTGCTGGTGGTTTCAGGGCAGGATATGGGTTCATTTTCAGACCCTAGAATTAAACTGGAGCCGGGAGAGGTGAAAGAGGCAGCGTTGACTTATAATCTGAAGGATGATGCTGCCCTGGGAGATTACAACCTCATGCTGGATTTTCAGGTGGTGGACAGCTTGATGGAGGTGCAACCATCTCAGTTGAGTTTTGGGTTAGAAGTAACCACTGTCCCTGAAGCGTTGATAAGAAGAATTATACCTTTGGCCTATGGTTCGGGGGCAGTTGTTTTAACTATTCTAGCAGTACTTTTATTATTCTTTTTGGTAGGGCTTATACTTTACTGGCTTCTGGTTTACCGCCGGATACGGGTGGGGGGAAGCCTGATATATTATAGAAATGACGCAGCAGATGAGTTGTTCAGCACCCCCAGGAAGATAAGGTTGAAGGGGAGAACCAGGGAGAGGGTGGTGATTACCTTTAATTCTGAAAACCAGGATGCTGATTTTTATATTGAAGGGAGTACTTTTAACTACGATTTGATTATAGAAATCCTGCGGGATAAAAGAGGCCCTGCTTTTATACAGGGTTGGAAATGTCTGCTGGGAAGGTATAAACATTTATTGATGGTAATCAGATGCACCGGATCCGGGGTCATTGAATTTGAGGATCTCATGGTTACACAAAAAAATCTCTATCACGGGGATAGTTTTACCTCCGGAGATTATAGTTTTCAGTATGTTAATGCCTATGGCCGCAGGTTTACCGGAAAGGGGACTGAAAGTGGGGTTAATATATTAGAGGGGAAAATGATTAACCCGGATTGA